A single genomic interval of Electrophorus electricus isolate fEleEle1 chromosome 4, fEleEle1.pri, whole genome shotgun sequence harbors:
- the si:ch211-30b16.2 gene encoding glycoprotein endo-alpha-1,2-mannosidase-like protein isoform X3 → MTRLRKKACVALFLFTLFIFGTMMGLRSLKPSDGFSDLAPGMELMPFVGARVDRRPVPNDVVASAGQALGASDTKIVFSNSGHEHNIFYDIHIFYYLWYGTPQMDRGYIHWDHVLVPHWDPKIAASHPKGRHSPPEDIASSFYPELGPYSSRNPSVLESHMEQIESSAAGVVVLSWYPPGVADEHGEPTEDLVPAVMDAAHRHRIKVAFHIQPYRGRTDLSVHDNVKYIIDKYGKHGAFYRFKSSTGKVLPLFYIYDSYLTPPEAWAELLTSRGSHSLRGTPYDGIFIALIVEERHKHDILASGFDGMYTYFASNGFSFGSSHQNWKALKAFCDGNGLLFVPSAGPGYVDTAVRPWNNHNTRNRVNGRYYETALQAAMSVRPDVITVTSFNEWHEGTQIERAVPKKTVARLYLDYKPHEPDLYLELTRKWAEQFNKEKEQWLM, encoded by the exons ATGACCAGACTGCGCAAGAAAGCGTGTGTTGCACTTTTCCTGTTCACGCTGTTTATCTTCGGCACGATGATGGGCTTACGGAGCCTCAAACCCTCCGACGGCTTCTCGGACCTCGCGCCGGGAATGGAACTCATGCCATTCGTCGGCGCGAGGGTTGACAGACGACCGGTGCCTAACGACGTCGTTGCATCGGCCGGTCAAGCTCTCGGTGCAAGCGACACTAAGATAGTCTTTTCAAACTCTGGCCACGAACACAACATTTTCTACGACATTCACATTTTCTATTACTTGTGGTATGGTACGCCTCAAATGGACAGAGGTTACATACACTGGGACCATGTATTAGTCCCTCACTGGGACCCCAAAATAGCTGCCAGTCACCCCAAAGGAAGGCACAGTCCCCCAGAAGACATCGCTTCCAGCTTCTACCCGGAGCTTGGACCGTACAGCTCCAGGAATCCGAGCGTTCTTGAATCGCACATGGAGCAAATCGAATCTAGTGCTGCAG GTGTGGTGGTACTGTCCTGGTACCCACCTGGTGTGGCAGATGAACATGGAGAACCCACCGAGGACCTAGTGCCTGCTGTTATGGATGCTGCCCACAGGCATCGTATCAAG GTGGCGTTTCACATCCAGCCCTACCGAGGCCGGACAGACCTGAGCGTGCATGACAATGTCAAATACATCATTGACAA ATATGGAAAACATGGCGCTTTCTACAGGTTCAAGTCCAGCACAGGGAAGGTCCTCCCTTTGTTCTACATCTATGACTCTTACCTGACCCCCCCAGAAGCTTGGGCAGAGCTGCTGACCTCCAGAGGCTCGCACAGCCTGCGCGGCACGCCCTACGATGGCATCTTCATTGCCCTCATCGTTGAGGAACGCCACAAGCACGATATCCTGGCCAGCGGCTTCGACGGCATGTACACATACTTCGCCTCCAACGGCTTCTCCTTTGGTTCCTCGCACCAGAACTGGAAAGCCCTCAAGGCATTCTGCGACGGCAATGGCCTGCTGTTCGTGCCAAGTGCTGGGCCCGGCTATGTGGACACAGCTGTGCGCCCGTGGAACAACCATAACACGCGGAACCGCGTGAACGGGCGCTATTATGAGACTGCCCTACAGGCAGCAATGTCAGTCAGGCCGGACGTCATCACAGTGACTTCATTTAATGAGTGGCACGAGGGCACGCAGATCGAGAGGGCTGTGCCCAAGAAGACAGTAGCCCGTCTGTATTTGGACTACAAACCCCATGAGCCTGACCTCTACCTGGAGCTCACCAGGAAGTGGGCAGAGCAGTTTAACAAGGAGAAGGAGCAGTGGCTAATGTGA
- the si:ch211-30b16.2 gene encoding glycoprotein endo-alpha-1,2-mannosidase-like protein isoform X1, giving the protein MTRLRKKACVALFLFTLFIFGTMMGLRSLKPSDGFSDLAPGMELMPFVGARVDRRPVPNDVVASAGQALGASDTKIVFSNSGHEHNIFYDIHIFYYLWYGTPQMDRGYIHWDHVLVPHWDPKIAASHPKGRHSPPEDIASSFYPELGPYSSRNPSVLESHMEQIESSAAGVVVLSWYPPGVADEHGEPTEDLVPAVMDAAHRHRIKVTGERYGHPVPHLQVAFHIQPYRGRTDLSVHDNVKYIIDKYGKHGAFYRFKSSTGKVLPLFYIYDSYLTPPEAWAELLTSRGSHSLRGTPYDGIFIALIVEERHKHDILASGFDGMYTYFASNGFSFGSSHQNWKALKAFCDGNGLLFVPSAGPGYVDTAVRPWNNHNTRNRVNGRYYETALQAAMSVRPDVITVTSFNEWHEGTQIERAVPKKTVARLYLDYKPHEPDLYLELTRKWAEQFNKEKEQWLM; this is encoded by the exons ATGACCAGACTGCGCAAGAAAGCGTGTGTTGCACTTTTCCTGTTCACGCTGTTTATCTTCGGCACGATGATGGGCTTACGGAGCCTCAAACCCTCCGACGGCTTCTCGGACCTCGCGCCGGGAATGGAACTCATGCCATTCGTCGGCGCGAGGGTTGACAGACGACCGGTGCCTAACGACGTCGTTGCATCGGCCGGTCAAGCTCTCGGTGCAAGCGACACTAAGATAGTCTTTTCAAACTCTGGCCACGAACACAACATTTTCTACGACATTCACATTTTCTATTACTTGTGGTATGGTACGCCTCAAATGGACAGAGGTTACATACACTGGGACCATGTATTAGTCCCTCACTGGGACCCCAAAATAGCTGCCAGTCACCCCAAAGGAAGGCACAGTCCCCCAGAAGACATCGCTTCCAGCTTCTACCCGGAGCTTGGACCGTACAGCTCCAGGAATCCGAGCGTTCTTGAATCGCACATGGAGCAAATCGAATCTAGTGCTGCAG GTGTGGTGGTACTGTCCTGGTACCCACCTGGTGTGGCAGATGAACATGGAGAACCCACCGAGGACCTAGTGCCTGCTGTTATGGATGCTGCCCACAGGCATCGTATCAAGGTAACTGGTGAGAGATATG GTCATCCTGTGCCGCATCTGCAGGTGGCGTTTCACATCCAGCCCTACCGAGGCCGGACAGACCTGAGCGTGCATGACAATGTCAAATACATCATTGACAA ATATGGAAAACATGGCGCTTTCTACAGGTTCAAGTCCAGCACAGGGAAGGTCCTCCCTTTGTTCTACATCTATGACTCTTACCTGACCCCCCCAGAAGCTTGGGCAGAGCTGCTGACCTCCAGAGGCTCGCACAGCCTGCGCGGCACGCCCTACGATGGCATCTTCATTGCCCTCATCGTTGAGGAACGCCACAAGCACGATATCCTGGCCAGCGGCTTCGACGGCATGTACACATACTTCGCCTCCAACGGCTTCTCCTTTGGTTCCTCGCACCAGAACTGGAAAGCCCTCAAGGCATTCTGCGACGGCAATGGCCTGCTGTTCGTGCCAAGTGCTGGGCCCGGCTATGTGGACACAGCTGTGCGCCCGTGGAACAACCATAACACGCGGAACCGCGTGAACGGGCGCTATTATGAGACTGCCCTACAGGCAGCAATGTCAGTCAGGCCGGACGTCATCACAGTGACTTCATTTAATGAGTGGCACGAGGGCACGCAGATCGAGAGGGCTGTGCCCAAGAAGACAGTAGCCCGTCTGTATTTGGACTACAAACCCCATGAGCCTGACCTCTACCTGGAGCTCACCAGGAAGTGGGCAGAGCAGTTTAACAAGGAGAAGGAGCAGTGGCTAATGTGA
- the si:ch211-30b16.2 gene encoding glycoprotein endo-alpha-1,2-mannosidase-like protein isoform X2, with protein MTRLRKKACVALFLFTLFIFGTMMGLRSLKPSDGFSDLAPGMELMPFVGARVDRRPVPNDVVASAGQALGASDTKIVFSNSGHEHNIFYDIHIFYYLWYGTPQMDRGYIHWDHVLVPHWDPKIAASHPKGRHSPPEDIASSFYPELGPYSSRNPSVLESHMEQIESSAAGVVVLSWYPPGVADEHGEPTEDLVPAVMDAAHRHRIKVTGHPVPHLQVAFHIQPYRGRTDLSVHDNVKYIIDKYGKHGAFYRFKSSTGKVLPLFYIYDSYLTPPEAWAELLTSRGSHSLRGTPYDGIFIALIVEERHKHDILASGFDGMYTYFASNGFSFGSSHQNWKALKAFCDGNGLLFVPSAGPGYVDTAVRPWNNHNTRNRVNGRYYETALQAAMSVRPDVITVTSFNEWHEGTQIERAVPKKTVARLYLDYKPHEPDLYLELTRKWAEQFNKEKEQWLM; from the exons ATGACCAGACTGCGCAAGAAAGCGTGTGTTGCACTTTTCCTGTTCACGCTGTTTATCTTCGGCACGATGATGGGCTTACGGAGCCTCAAACCCTCCGACGGCTTCTCGGACCTCGCGCCGGGAATGGAACTCATGCCATTCGTCGGCGCGAGGGTTGACAGACGACCGGTGCCTAACGACGTCGTTGCATCGGCCGGTCAAGCTCTCGGTGCAAGCGACACTAAGATAGTCTTTTCAAACTCTGGCCACGAACACAACATTTTCTACGACATTCACATTTTCTATTACTTGTGGTATGGTACGCCTCAAATGGACAGAGGTTACATACACTGGGACCATGTATTAGTCCCTCACTGGGACCCCAAAATAGCTGCCAGTCACCCCAAAGGAAGGCACAGTCCCCCAGAAGACATCGCTTCCAGCTTCTACCCGGAGCTTGGACCGTACAGCTCCAGGAATCCGAGCGTTCTTGAATCGCACATGGAGCAAATCGAATCTAGTGCTGCAG GTGTGGTGGTACTGTCCTGGTACCCACCTGGTGTGGCAGATGAACATGGAGAACCCACCGAGGACCTAGTGCCTGCTGTTATGGATGCTGCCCACAGGCATCGTATCAAGGTAACTG GTCATCCTGTGCCGCATCTGCAGGTGGCGTTTCACATCCAGCCCTACCGAGGCCGGACAGACCTGAGCGTGCATGACAATGTCAAATACATCATTGACAA ATATGGAAAACATGGCGCTTTCTACAGGTTCAAGTCCAGCACAGGGAAGGTCCTCCCTTTGTTCTACATCTATGACTCTTACCTGACCCCCCCAGAAGCTTGGGCAGAGCTGCTGACCTCCAGAGGCTCGCACAGCCTGCGCGGCACGCCCTACGATGGCATCTTCATTGCCCTCATCGTTGAGGAACGCCACAAGCACGATATCCTGGCCAGCGGCTTCGACGGCATGTACACATACTTCGCCTCCAACGGCTTCTCCTTTGGTTCCTCGCACCAGAACTGGAAAGCCCTCAAGGCATTCTGCGACGGCAATGGCCTGCTGTTCGTGCCAAGTGCTGGGCCCGGCTATGTGGACACAGCTGTGCGCCCGTGGAACAACCATAACACGCGGAACCGCGTGAACGGGCGCTATTATGAGACTGCCCTACAGGCAGCAATGTCAGTCAGGCCGGACGTCATCACAGTGACTTCATTTAATGAGTGGCACGAGGGCACGCAGATCGAGAGGGCTGTGCCCAAGAAGACAGTAGCCCGTCTGTATTTGGACTACAAACCCCATGAGCCTGACCTCTACCTGGAGCTCACCAGGAAGTGGGCAGAGCAGTTTAACAAGGAGAAGGAGCAGTGGCTAATGTGA
- the lin28a gene encoding protein lin-28 homolog A — protein sequence MGSVYDEYYTGGCVKTEEEEAPSSEEETGFFYGTGVCKWFNVRMGFGFLSMTNREGTPLESSVDVFVHQSKLHMDGFRSLKEGEPVEFTFKKSSKGLESLRVTGPGGAPCVGSEKRPKGTQKRRSKGDRCYNCGGPDHHAKECQLPPQPKKCHFCQSMSHMVANCPIKAQQSSPGSQGKPTSTSGDEEMSHTPFPPESSD from the exons ATGGGATCAGTGTATGATGAGTATTATACAG gGGGATGTGTAAagactgaagaggaggaagCGCCGAGCTCTGAGGAAGAGACCGGTTTCTTTTACGGTACCGGGGTTTGCAAATGGTTTAACGTGCGGATGGGGTTTGGATTTCTGTCCATGACTAACAGAGAAGGTACTCCTTTGGAGTCGTCCGTTGATGTCTTCGTCCATCAG AGCAAGCTCCACATGGACGGCTTTCGTAGTCTCAAAGAGGGTGAGCCAGTGGAGTTCACCTTCAAGAAGTCCTCCAAGGGCCTGGAGTCGCTTCGGGTGACGGGGCCTGGCGGGGCACCATGCGTGGGCAGCGAGAAGAGACCCAAAGGCACGCAGAAGCGACGTTCTAAAGGGGACCG GTGCTATAACTGTGGCGGCCCAGACCATCATGCCAAAGAATGCCAGCTACCCCCTCAGCCAAAGAAGTGCCATTTCTGCCAAAGCATGTCTCATATGGTAGCCAACTGTCCAATCAAAGCACAGCAGTCTTCACCAGGGTCTCAGGGAAAGCCCACGTCGACATCAGGCGACGAAGAAATGAGCCACACCCCCTTCCCTCCCGAGAGCTCTGATTGA
- the pdik1l gene encoding LOW QUALITY PROTEIN: serine/threonine-protein kinase pdik1l (The sequence of the model RefSeq protein was modified relative to this genomic sequence to represent the inferred CDS: deleted 2 bases in 1 codon) → MVVVDLTGDRLAITKPNVAAGWLLPQSGSQRQLRTRMVSSQPKYELIQEVGRGSYGVVYEASVRRTGVRVAVKKIRCHSPENVELALREFWALSSIQSQHPNVIHLKECVLQRDALAQRMSHGSGSSLYLELVETSLKGEIAFDARSAYYLWFVMDFCDGGDMNAYLLSRKPSRKTNTSFMLQLGSALAFLHRNQIIHRDLKPDNILISQGRTAAGSPEPTLKVADFGLSKVCSASGLNPEEPASVNKCFLSTACGTDFYMAPEVWEGHYTAKADIFALGVIIWAMVERITFVDVGTQKELLGSYVQHGEEIVPLGEGLLENPKMELHIPARKKSMNPGMKQLIREMLSANPQERPDAFELELRLVRIACRELDWDT, encoded by the exons atggtggtggtggaccTTACTGGTGACAGACTGGCCATAACGAAGCCGAACGTCGCGGCTGGCTGGTTGCTTCCTCAAAGCGGCAGCCAAAGACag CTGAGGACGAGGATGGTGAGCAGCCAACCTAAGTACGAGCTGATCCAGGAGGTGGGGCGGGGCAGCTACGGTGTGGTGTACGAGGCGTCGGTGCGGCGGACGGGGGTCCGCGTGGCCGTTAAGAAGATCCGCTGCCACTCGCCGGAGAACGTGGAGCTAGCGCTGCGCGAGTTCTGGGCACTCAGCAGCATCCAGAGCCAGCACCCCAACGTCATCCACCTGAaggagtgtgtgctgcagcGAGATGCCCTGGCCCAGAGAATGAGTCATGGCTCTGGCTCCTCTCTCTACCTGGAG CTGGTGGAGACGTCGCTGAAGGGAGAGATTGCATTCGACGCACGCAGTGCCTACTACCTGTGGTTCGTCATGGACTTCTGTGACGGCGGCGACATGAACGCCTACCTGCTGTCGCGCAAGCCCAGCCGCAAGACCAACACCAGTTTCATGCTGCAGCTGGGCAGCGCGCTGGCCTTCCTGCACCGCAACCAGATCATCCACCGCGACCTGAAGCCCGACAACATCCTCATCTCACAGGGGCGCACGGCGGCCGGCTCGCCCGAGCCCACGCTCAAGGTGGCCGACTTCGGCCTCAGCAAGGTGTGCTCGGCCTCAGGGCTCAACCCCGAGGAGCCGGCCAGTGTCAACAAGTGCTTCCTGTCCACGGCCTGCGGCACGGACTTCTACATGGCGCCCGAGGTGTGGGAAGGCCACTACACGGCCAAGGCGGACATCTTCGCACTGGGCGTGATCATCTGGGCCATGGTGGAGCGCATCACCTTCGTGGACGTGGGCACGCAGAAAGAGCTGCTGGGCAGCTACGTGCAGCACGGCGAGGAGATCGTACCTCTGGGCGAGGGC CTGCTGGAGAACCCCAAGATGGAGCTCCACATCCCAGCGCGGAAGAAGAGCATGAATCCCGGCATGAAGCAGCTGATCCGCGAGATGCTGTCGGCCAACCCGCAGGAGCGGCCCGACGCCTTCGAGCTGGAGCTCCGGCTGGTGCGCATTGCCTGTAGGGAGCTGGACTGGGACACGTGA